The window TGATTGGCCCAGAACAATCCGACCGGGAACTCCGGATTGGCCAACAGCTCATTGCCAAGATAATAGGTATTGACGAGGCCTACATCACATTGTCCCGCGGCAATTGCCTTGAGAACATCTGAATCTTTTGCATGGATCACCGGTTGGTTGGCCATCCAGCCTTCAACAGTCTGTCGAGCGAAATCCTCTCCCTTTGATTTGATCATCGTTGCGACCATTGATTTGTTGTATACTTTTTTGGACGTTCTCAGACACAGTTTGTTTTTCCAGCGGGGATTTCCCAAATCCTCATACGTGGATAGCAAGGAGGGATTGACACGTTCCTTGCTGTAAACAATGGTTCTTGCACGCAAGGTCAATCCGAACCAGAATCCCTCCGGATCACGCAAATGTGGCGGAATCTGACTGAAGATCGTCCAGGATTCCACGCTTTGAAGAACCCCTTCTTTTTTGGCAAGCCACAAATTACCGGCATCTACGGTGAGAAGCACATCCGCGGATGTCTGTTTTCCCTCTGCTTTCAGACGTTCTATCAATTCCGCTTCATC of the SAR324 cluster bacterium genome contains:
- a CDS encoding extracellular solute-binding protein, yielding MKKIIWWISIVLIGIGGTASGVMGQTVHVYSARIEKMIKPAFDAFTRKTGIEVKYLTADEAELIERLKAEGKQTSADVLLTVDAGNLWLAKKEGVLQSVESWTIFSQIPPHLRDPEGFWFGLTLRARTIVYSKERVNPSLLSTYEDLGNPRWKNKLCLRTSKKVYNKSMVATMIKSKGEDFARQTVEGWMANQPVIHAKDSDVLKAIAAGQCDVGLVNTYYLGNELLANPEFPVGLFWANQQTTGTHVNISGAGITKYAKNRADAIKLIEFLSSAEAQNLFADDNLEYPANQNVSASPRLSQWWGSQFRQDSVNISAAGEYQAQAVQLMTRAGYK